The Palaemon carinicauda isolate YSFRI2023 chromosome 24, ASM3689809v2, whole genome shotgun sequence nucleotide sequence AGGATGGACCTGTCTTATTATGCAATTCTTCATTTCGTGGACCTACGAAGGATGGACCTGTCTTATTATGCAATTCTTCATTTCGTCGACCTACGAAGGATGGACCTGTCTTACTATGCAATTCTTCATTTCGTCGACCTACGAAGGATGGACCTGTCTTATGCAATTCTTCCTTTCGTCGACCTACGAAGGGTGGACCTGTCTTACTATGCAATTCTTCCTTTCGTCGACCTACGAAGGGTGGACCTGTCTTACTATGCAATTCTTCCTTTCGTCGACCTACGAAGGGTGGACCTGTCTTACTATGCAATTCTTCCTTTCGTCGACCTACGAAGGGTGGACCTGTCTTACTATGCAATTCTTCCTTTCGTCGACCTACGAAGGGTGGACCTGTCTTACTATGCAATTCTTCCTTTCGTCGACCTACGAAGCGTGGACCTGTCTTACTATGCAATTCTTCCTTTCGTCGACCTACGAAGGGTGGACCTGTCTTACTATGCAATTCTTCCTTTCGTCGACCTACGAAGGGTGGACCTGTCTTACTATGCAATTCTTCCTTTCGTCGACCTACGAAGCGTGGACCTGTCTTACTATGCAATTCTTCCTTTCGTCGACCTACGAAGGGTGGACCTGTCTTACTATGCAATTCTTCCTTTCGTCGACCTACGAAGGGTGGACCTGTCTTACTATGCAATTCTTCCTTTCGTCGACCTACGAAGCGTGGACCTGTCTTACTATGCAATTCTTCCTTTCGTCGACCTACGAAGGGTGGACCTGTCTTACTATGCAATTCTTCCTTTCGTCGACCTACGAAGGGTGGACCTGTCTTACTATGCAATTCTTCCTTTCGTCGACCTACGAAGCGTGGACCTGTCTTACTATGCAATTCTTCCTTTGGTCGACCTACGAAGGGTGGACCTGTCTTACTATGCAATTCTTCCTTTCGTCGACCTACGAAGGGTGGACCTGTCTTACTATGCAATTCTTCCTTTGGTCGACCTACGAAGGGTGGACCTGTCTTACTATGCAATTCTTCCTTTGGTCGACCTACGAAGGGTGGACCTGTCTTACTATGCAATTCTTCCTTTCGTCGACCTACGAAGGGTGGACCTGTCTTACTATGCAATTCTTCCTTTCGTCGACCTACGAAGGGTGGACCTGTCTTACTATGCAATTCTTCCTTTCGTCGACCTACGAAGGGTGGACCTGTCTTACTATGCAATTCTTCTTTTGGTCGACCTACGAAGGGTGGACCTGTCTTACTATGCAATTCTTCCTTTGGTCGACCTACGAAGGGTGGACCTGTCTTACTATGCAATTCTTCCTTTGGTCGACCTACGAAGGGTGGACCTGTCTTACTATGCAATTCTTCCTTTCGTCGACCTACGAAGGGTGGACCTGTCTTACTATGCAATTCTTCCTTTCGTCGACCTACGAAGGATGGACCTGTCTTATTATGCAatttttcatttcgtggacctacgTAGGAGGGACCTGTCCGTGTCACTTCTCGCCCTTACACGTTCAGATCGCTATCTATTCAGGAGCAGATGATCGATCCTTCAAAGCTTTTAGTTTTTTTAACTGTTCAATTCTTGTATTATTCCCGACTTTCATAAAGTATCCCCACTTATGGGCTgccttgtgcaagagcccgtggcttgcacTTTCTGTGCAAATTCGCTCAGATAGCCGTAGCGGTAGGACAGCACTGAtggtgatgatgctgatgatgatgattgttacaaCAGTGAAATCAGTATTCGTTATTTGAAAAACCGGCAAGCATTAGGTAATGATAACCATACTTGGCTAATTTTCAAAGTTATATCAAACAACAGTTCTATAATGATTACATTTGTATCGACGTGTTCAAAAGGCATTTCTTTCTGTTATATTCTTTGATTCGGGTTGTTGGTGCAACGGTGTTAGAGtgacccaaggtctatatatgtaacatatatagacCTAGGAGTGACCTTAGTCCTGGGTGTGAATAAACAACTAACGTTTTCAATCTTCACATTCTTTTTGTGTCTTTGTTTAAACATACGCTtcacacttttctttctttttccagcttcatttattatttgttgtcATTTATTATTGCGatattctcagttttgttttttaacttctttcctgttcctttttttttattgaaaaaagagcATTGTATACCGTGAAAGGTTTGTAGACTAACGTATATCATCTTGGCCTGGGTCCATAAGAACGATTGAACGTAATGAATTGAAAAAATGTCTTCAATATATGCACGGATATTTAGCGATAGGCTATCATAATGGATAGACAGATGTCTTCGTTTGAGAttattctcatcttttttttattttccttaaatgagaaaataaggaaaaaggaggtaatcagaggggcactcagtagagcgcagaccttcaccgcggcagcttatttctcgaccttgaccttaacctttgaccttaacatgtataaattggcgttgattttcatatactcaaatatgaaccaagtttgaagtcattgtgacaacgatgtccaaacttatggctgattacctgaattggacatattgctggACTGTGACCTTGactgttgaccttgaccttccgaaatgtaataatttctagttttttacataatttccctccaagtttcattgatctacaattaaaattgtggccaggaaggtgttcactattaaacacacacacgcacacagacaacaggggcgaaaacataacctccttccaacctctttCGCGGTGGTAATAAAGGCTAGTATGGACAGATTTCCTACTTTAAATATAATAATCTGTTTTACCTCTTATTTGTTTTCCTTTAATGAGATGGTAAGAGAAATGAAGCAATAACGATAGTGTTTTGAAATACAGGGAAAATTGGGCTTGGTGCTTTCATACTACTGCAATCAATACGTTATTTAGGtcttttataaaaaggatatttagaTCGAGAAAAATGTCcattatagtttaattattttgggaacaaaatatatcaagaaaaatataaagaatggaGTTTGTTGGATGTAAATTATCCGGCGTCAAATTAGCTACAGTGACGCCCAAGtgggagagaaaaaaaggaaaaaaaaatataaaagaaactaatATATACGGCATTCAAGAAGGGGATGAACAGACAAAGAAATAAAGGGTTAAGGATTCCACATAAACagacattactgagagagagagagagagagagagagagagagagagagagagagagagagagagagagagagagagagagagagagagagagagagaaataaagggtTAAGGATTCCACATAAGCagacattactgagagagagagagagagagagagagagagagagagagagagagagagagagagagagagagagagagagagagggttaaggaTTCCACATAAGCagacattactgagagagagagagagagagagagagagagagagagagagagagagagagagagagagagagagagggttaaggaTTCCACATAAGCagacattactgagagagagagagagagagagagagagagagagagagagagagagagagagagagagagagagagagagagagagcatttatattttgtgtataaaCAGACATCTTATAAGAAACCAAGCATGCAACAGCACCATCTACTCGTCCTGTCAAAGTTCTGTCATCATCTCTCTTGGTGCATCTTCATCACGATATCATGTAAATACTGCTCCTGTTTGCTtgttttatgtgattttttttctatttttttatatatatataaagtttgtatcTTTTGATCGGTCTCTGTTTATCTTCTCCTTGAGATATTCTTGAGATATTTTCATGTGTTTGATATCGTTTGTTGTGTTTACATCGtaatatatactgtaggctatacacacacacacacacacacacacatatatatatatatatatatatatatatatatatatatatatatatatatatatatatatgtgtgtctgtttgtttgttgtggGGTGTTTCCGGACAATAAACAAGACGATAGTTACTGCTATATTCATGTTTTAGTGAGACACGCCGTCGTAAACAATTTTAGCTAGACTTCAATCCGCAGAAATCATTACATGGTTCAATTGATGAACAATGGCTGAGCCCTTGTGCAGAAACCTTCCCCAGCATTAACGGCCTTCACTTACTAATCTGAGTTTGAAGTCCTTCAATCTCACGTCTCTTCCAATTCATCCTTCGAGATAGTTTAAGGTCTTCTGAACATCTGTGAATTATAGAATCTCGTCATAGTCTTGTTATCTTATTATCTCCATATGGCCAAGCCATTTCAAAACTTCTGGTCCTTATTTTTACCTAGCTCCTCTATTAAATCTTACTCTCTTCATATTTCTCCTCAAATGTTATGCAAGTTATTTTCATCAGAAATCAATATCATTACCGCACTTCCTTAAAATCTTGATAACTTTATTCTTTCATATTGACTTTTCTTCAAGTTATTTTTCACATCTGTTTTTGTCACATCTCCCTGTATTCTATCATCCACAAGAGTTATTCCTTAATACCTATTCGAATCGAGAACTTTATTTAATCCCCTATATTATCATTCATTTGTTcatctttttattttcagtttactGCCAAAAAACAAGATTATGTGTTTTCTCAGTTTATTATTATAACATGGTCGGATTTCTCAACAAACTACTTTTGAATTACTCTCTTCATCTTCACAAGACTGTATCGCCTTTCAACTATCCTAATAACCATTTGTTTTTAATCATCTCTTCTTTTTAAATTTTGTTCAGGTTtacctctcaattttttttttcattatttctacccTTTGCCTTTTTTCACGACTgtctacattatttatttattattattattacttgctaagctgcaacccttgttaaaaaaagcaggatgctatatgcccaggggctccaacagggaaaatatcccagtgaggaaaggaaaaaaggaaaatagaatattttaagaagagtaacaaaactaaaataatctcctatatgaattataaaaacttaagtGAAATGTGCTGCTTCATTAGCTCTTGCCCATCAACTCAACGTCATTCAGTCAATATTGCACCTTTGATATCCTCGTCTAATGACACTGC carries:
- the LOC137618480 gene encoding MIP-related peptides-like; this translates as MNWKRREIEGLQTQISRRKEELHSKTGPPFVGRRKEELHSKTGPPFVGRPKEELHSKTGPPFVGRPKEELHSKTGPPFVGRPKEELHSKTGPPFVGRRKEELHSKTGPPFVGRRKEELHSKTGPPFVGRRKEELHSKTGPPFVGRPKEELHSKTGPPFVGRPKEELHSKTGPPFVGRRKEELHSKTGPPFVGRPKEELHSKTGPRFVGRRKEELHSKTGPPFVGRRKEELHSKTGPPFVGRRKEELHSKTGPRFVGRRKEELHSKTGPPFVGRRKEELHSKTGPPFVGRRKEELHSKTGPRFVGRRKEELHSKTGPPFVGRRKEELHSKTGPPFVGRRKEELHSKTGPRFVGRRKEELHSKTGPPFVGRRKEELHSKTGPPFVGRRKEELHSKTGPPFVGRRKEELHSKTGPPFVGRRKEELHSKTGPPFVGRRKEELHKTGPSFVGRRNEELHSKTGPSFVGRRNEELHNKTGPSFVGPRNEELHNKTGPSFVGPRNEELHNKTGPSCVGPRNEELHNKTGPSFVGPRNEELHSKTGSSFVGPRNEELHNTGPSFVGLRNEELHSKRDSVIARSPVEKREFRLRQKKGHRISALSSQDK